The Glandiceps talaboti chromosome 9, keGlaTala1.1, whole genome shotgun sequence genome window below encodes:
- the LOC144439722 gene encoding uncharacterized protein LOC144439722 has protein sequence MKVIRFNPLSVCKIFTVIIGLFKRALCFIQRRRRNSDSLPLSMNSIQVPLTDNSTKHDIPGNEPAELQDWNDWGTGEGPTSIKVDGGQEDEPEMDFFTDMTPKIKKPVLIRKKVATDNNTTPGMSNRLTMDADIVTQSTGELGTWDEAEGNAWEDEATGNISTWEVEQAIKENKLQERERRAMEQQRKKMEREAQRASRKDGTKLAMKMS, from the exons ATGAAGGTGATTCGATTCAACCCTCTCAGTGTGTGTAAGATATTTACTGTTATCATTGGACTCTTCAAGAGAGCTTTGTGTTTCATTCAACGAAGGAGAAGAAACAGTGACAGTCTTCCACTGAGTATGAATTCCATACAAGTTCCACTGACAGACAACTCTACAAAGCATGACATACCAGGAAATGAG CCAGCTGAATTACAAGATTGGAATGATTGGGGGACAGGGGAGGGTCCAACCAGTATAAAAGTTGATGGGGGACAAGAAGACGAACCTGAAATGGACTTCTTCACTGATATGACACCTAAAATTAAGAAACCT GTATTAATTCGGAAGAAAGTTGCCACGGATAATAATACAACACCTGGGATGTCTAACAGATTGACAATGGATGCAGATATTGTTACACAATCCACA GGTGAACTAGGCACATGGGATGAAGCCGAAGGTAATGCTTGGGAAGATGAAGCCACTGGCAACATATCAACATGGGAGGTGGAGCAGGCCATAAAGGAAAATAAACTTCAGGAGCGAGAAAGGAGAGCTATGGAACAGCAACGGAAAAAGATGGAAAGGGAAGCACAGCGTGCATCGAGAAAAGATGGCACAAAACTAGCGATGAAGATGTCATGA
- the LOC144440295 gene encoding uncharacterized protein LOC144440295: protein MTLSNRMRNELTVLMFALIVAGAVVDVHCQLQRGIVDLSTEQIQDISNMLALIERLEKNPALLSTHQMPIVSLTSRQQRKISKKRIDFFSSEEEMPGFQPHSLTLSSSSTTSKPNISTESISLTTTSPTETYQNETKQNFTTLYRSPNQTSDSDEPPNITHARALLKEGASDKYIPNEEKERHGHKIQGKRQRLRRSSDNVIRVCGAQSRSEFINLAFNTDGNLVQVVQLPDRNQKQWIYQEECIDTTCDGVTGCFCKEEITNVKALVINLRTAVIATEWISAHKQCVAKRNI from the exons ATGACGTTATCTAATCGTATGCGTAATGAACTTACCGTGCTGATGTTTGCCTTGATCGTAGCGGGCGCTGTTGTGGATGTCCACTGCCAATTGCAAAGGGGCATCGTGGATCTTTCTACGGAACAGATACAGGATATCAGTAATATGCTTGCCTTAATTGAAAGGCTTGAGAAAAACCCTGCATTGCTTTCCACTCACCAGATGCCAATAGTCAGCTTAACTTCTAGACAACAGCGGAAAATATCGAAGAAAAGAATAGATTTTTTCAGCAGTGAGGAGGAAATGCCAGGTTTTCAACCACACTCGTTGACGTTGTCTAGTAGTAGTACGACATCGAAACCTAATATTTCTACTGAATCGATATCACTGACCACGACGTCACCCACTGAAACATACCAGAATGAAACTAAGCAGAACTTTACAACACTGTACAGATCTCCGAATCAAACATCCGACAGTGATGAGCCCCCAAATATCACGCATGCGCGGGCACTTCTGAAGGAGGGAGCGTCCGATAAATATATACCTAACGAGGAAAAAGAAAGGCACGGACATAAAATTCAAGGTAAACGTCAACGTCTGCGGAGGAGCTCGGATAATGTTATACGAGTATGTGGGGCACAATCTCGTTCAGAGTTCATCAACTTGGCGTTTAACACGGATGGTAATTTAGTACAGGTTGTCCAG CTACCGGACAGAAACCAAAAACAGTGGATCTACCAAGAGGAGTGTATCGATACTACATGTGATGGTGTAACTGGGTGTTTCTGTAAAGAAGAAATTACCAATGTCAAAGCTTTAGTCATAAACTTACGAACTGCAGTTATTGCCACTGAATGGATAAGTGCCCATAAGCAGTGTGTTGCAAAGAGAAATATCTGA